The following proteins come from a genomic window of Armatimonadota bacterium:
- a CDS encoding ferredoxin-thioredoxin reductase catalytic domain-containing protein, giving the protein MNDPDTRTADAEGLARARRLVERRLERYLRRSRYRLFPDEMVVRSLVTRLARNLLERGRQYCPCRKVAGDRDADRPNICPCRSHRDEIARDGHCECRLFVSQEFAERHGRIQAADER; this is encoded by the coding sequence ATGAACGACCCCGACACCCGCACGGCTGACGCGGAGGGTTTGGCGCGCGCGCGCCGCCTGGTCGAACGCCGCCTGGAGCGCTACCTGCGGCGCAGCCGGTACCGGCTGTTCCCCGACGAGATGGTGGTGCGCAGCCTGGTCACGCGCCTGGCGCGCAACCTGCTCGAGCGTGGGCGGCAGTACTGCCCCTGCCGCAAGGTCGCGGGCGACCGCGACGCCGACCGCCCCAACATCTGCCCCTGCCGCAGCCACCGCGACGAGATCGCCCGCGACGGGCACTGCGAATGTCGGCTGTTCGTGAGCCAGGAGTTCGCCGAGCGGCATGGAAGGATACAGGCCGCGGATGAACGGTGA
- a CDS encoding thioredoxin family protein, with protein sequence MALAIGDRAPAFNLPGVDGRNYALADFAGKRALAIIWSCNHCPMVVRYEDRMVELQRDYADRGVQVVAINSNDVARYPDDSFERMVERAREKRFNFPYLRDETQQVARAYGPAVTPEVFLFDAERKLVYHGRIDDNPDDPSAVRRRDLREALDALLAGAPIATAETNAVGCGVKWK encoded by the coding sequence ATGGCACTCGCGATTGGGGACCGGGCGCCCGCTTTCAACCTGCCGGGCGTGGACGGGCGCAACTACGCGCTCGCGGATTTCGCGGGCAAGCGGGCGCTCGCGATCATCTGGTCGTGCAACCACTGCCCGATGGTGGTCAGGTACGAGGATCGCATGGTGGAACTGCAGCGCGACTACGCCGACCGGGGGGTGCAGGTGGTCGCCATCAACTCCAACGACGTCGCCCGCTACCCCGATGACAGCTTCGAGCGCATGGTCGAGCGCGCGCGCGAGAAGAGGTTCAACTTCCCCTATCTGCGCGATGAAACTCAACAGGTGGCGCGCGCCTACGGCCCGGCGGTGACCCCGGAGGTGTTCCTCTTCGACGCCGAGCGCAAGCTGGTTTACCACGGTCGCATTGACGACAACCCCGATGATCCGTCGGCGGTGCGCCGCCGCGATCTGCGCGAGGCGCTGGACGCGCTGCTGGCGGGCGCGCCAATCGCGACCGCCGAGACCAACGCCGTCGGCTGCGGCGTGAAGTGGAAGTGA
- a CDS encoding glycoside hydrolase family 172 protein, producing the protein MSLPGFDPGVSFLPLLSNAETRSISAENPTGAKAAGALESPDASSAGADLGKGWKVRPCITLPKESTCTLAEIKGPGTIQHIWITVAAKAYRDCVLRFYWDGEETPSVEAPLGDFFANGHGLRYNVSSLVVAVNPSGGFNCYWPMPFRESARVTIENQRWEDIAGFFYQITYALGEVPPEAAYFHAQWRRSVTPREKPEHVLLEGVEGKGHYVGTFLAWTQLANGWWGEGEIKFFIDGDGEHPTICGTGTEDYFGGAWGFGDTYCTAFLGYPLWRREPGEVPKHGLYRWHVLDPIRFRQDLRVAIQALGWWPNGRYQPLADDIASTAFWYQAEPHAGFPAFPPASARWPR; encoded by the coding sequence GTGAGTCTGCCCGGATTCGACCCTGGAGTGAGCTTTCTTCCCTTGCTGTCAAATGCGGAGACCCGCTCGATCTCCGCCGAGAACCCGACCGGGGCAAAGGCCGCTGGAGCGCTGGAGTCACCGGATGCCTCGAGCGCCGGCGCCGACCTCGGCAAGGGCTGGAAAGTGCGACCGTGCATCACCTTGCCCAAGGAATCAACCTGCACCCTCGCCGAGATCAAGGGGCCCGGCACGATTCAGCATATCTGGATAACCGTCGCGGCGAAGGCGTATCGTGATTGCGTGCTCCGCTTCTATTGGGATGGTGAGGAGACTCCGTCCGTTGAAGCGCCCCTGGGTGACTTCTTCGCCAACGGTCACGGCCTCCGCTACAACGTCAGCTCGCTGGTGGTGGCCGTCAATCCCAGTGGCGGTTTCAATTGCTATTGGCCGATGCCGTTCCGTGAATCGGCCCGCGTGACCATTGAAAACCAGCGCTGGGAGGACATTGCCGGCTTCTTCTATCAGATTACCTACGCTCTAGGCGAGGTCCCGCCGGAGGCCGCCTATTTCCATGCGCAGTGGCGCCGCAGTGTGACCCCGCGGGAAAAGCCCGAGCATGTGCTGCTCGAAGGCGTCGAAGGCAAGGGCCACTACGTGGGGACTTTCCTGGCTTGGACCCAGCTCGCCAACGGCTGGTGGGGAGAGGGCGAGATCAAGTTCTTCATTGACGGCGACGGCGAGCACCCCACCATCTGCGGAACCGGGACCGAGGACTACTTCGGCGGAGCCTGGGGGTTCGGAGACACCTACTGCACGGCTTTCCTCGGCTATCCGCTGTGGCGGCGGGAGCCGGGGGAGGTGCCGAAGCATGGGCTGTATCGCTGGCATGTACTCGACCCGATTCGCTTCCGCCAGGACCTACGGGTCGCTATCCAGGCTCTCGGCTGGTGGCCGAACGGGAGGTATCAGCCTCTAGCCGATGACATCGCCTCCACCGCCTTCTGGTATCAGGCCGAGCCCCACGCTGGATTCCCGGCTTTTCCTCCGGCAAGCGCACGCTGGCC